The Chaetodon auriga isolate fChaAug3 chromosome 2, fChaAug3.hap1, whole genome shotgun sequence genome segment GTGTCAGAGTTCTGGATCCAGGAAATCCAACCTCACCATCCAGCAGGATGAAGCATCCACAGTGGCTCCAAAAGTTGAAATTCCAAATGTTCAACCACCACTTTTACAAGCCTGAAGAGCACAAAAGAAGCCAGCTGGCTGTCAACCAGGAAAGTTCACCACACTCACATCTGGAGCCTGGTGGCTGTCTTCTGGTGACTAAGTCAGAGAAGACAAACCTTCAGGAGTTTGTGACAGGGCAGACTGAGGCGGCCCCCCGCCCATCCTCTAACCGCagcaacagattaaaaaaaatgtaaaagcagaaaagcaataaaaactaaaacgttacttggattttttttttgttagtgaTTCCTTTTCACATCTCAAGGAGCGTCGACGCGAACCAGTCCAGACCGCAGCGCAGAACCAGAGGGTCGGTCGTGTTGCCATAGTGACAGTTTCCCAGTCGAGGACAGGTTGCGGTGGTGGGCGGGGTCAGATGATGGGCTTGCTGCGGTCGGTGGTCTGGGCCTTCTTCAGTTTGCCCTTACTGAAGGTCTGGATGGAGCTCAGCAAAGCGGTGCGACCTCCTCCCGCTCCgtcagaggaggacagaggagggggacaggaggaggagtccagcgtaggagggggaggaggaggtggaggaggagggggaggagcagTCTGGGCTCCtggatgaaagagagaagagcgAAAAGAAGGAGTGTGAGAGAACAACACCACCTGTTTCTGGTAACACTGTTTCCTCAGAAGCTGGTTGCACAAAGATGTATTAAACTGGTCGACTGAGTCACAGCCAGTCGTAGTTTTACTCCAAGACTAGTCTAATGAGAGGCAGGAGTATTCACATAAAACTCAAGCTACTTTCACTTCAGGTCAAACACTTGCAGGGCGGGAGGTGGGGGGGCACCTGGATCTTTGCCTCTTTGCCTCTATAAAGACAgtggaggagaggctgctgactgttttcacacagaCTGTCACATTGGTAGAAACTACCTTCTAATAAGGTTCCTTTTATAAAGGGTTTTAACTGATGGCTTTATTTATGAATAGTTAATAGATAACTTACTGATGCTTCATAAATCAGTTTTAAGCCATTAATAAGAGTCACTTTGGGGCTGCCAGTTTGTCAAAAATAGCTAATTTATAGTCAATTTTGGTCCAAAAGTTTTCTTCAGTGAGGGAAGTGATGCAGTGATCTATTGGAGGTTTCTTCCTTCCAGTTTAGTGTGATGCTGAAGGAAGACAACCAAAGGATTTTTAACAACCCAAAAACCCAAATGTTTGCCGTTCGTTTGTTTTAGTGATGTGGATGTCTCATGGAGGTCCGTCTAttgtctctatctctctcaggcaagttctggagACAGAAGAAGCAACTTTTTTCAATGATTTCTAAGCAGCTTTACAGAGATTAATACGTGATGAACATGAGTGATCATGATAACCTCTGACAGGGTGAGTCACACTCAGTctaatctgaacacacagagtaTGGAGTGTGACATATGGAGGAGTATGATTTTTGACTCAAATTCATGTCAAAGTAACCTTTGACTCACATCACGTTATATCTGATTTATAAAGCATTAGTTATTTATTAACTATGTCTAAAGCTATTAGTTACAACACATGAACCCTTTATAAAGGCCGACTTAATACAAAGTGGTACCCCTGTGGATtttccagagcagcagagacagaacagaTTTATCTTTGTGTAACCAGCACCTTCAGATCAGTGTCCAGGCTGAACTCAATCCACCATCAGTTTGGGTACTGAACAGTTTTTGATAATGCCAACCCATGAAGTACTGAGTTTATGAATATGGAGCTGAGAGGCCCAGGGGATCCTACAGTAAACACATGTTAACTTGTTGTGATATAGTCTATCAGTGATAAATGTTTCATCTGTTCACATCTCCTGTGCTTTTGTGTTCTACTAAAACAAAATTATACAAAtaaagtatataaaaaaaaagaaagaattaaaAACGTTGCATCGTTTTTTTCAGCATGAGCAATAGCTCTAACAACTAcagtacccatgagcctcagtaGCCGTTGCTGTGGAGAAGTAATTAAATCAAGAGTTGATCCAAAGTCTGAACACGGATGTATTCAACGAGCTCCACAAGCCTCAACCTCCAACTTCTCCGCAACAtcagccacacagacagagtCTGGAGCTCTCTGACTGGGTAATTCTTAGAGCAAGGGACTCTGGGACATGTAGTTGTTTCCCTTTTAAAACACATGCTTTGCAGCTCTGCTGTCCTGTACGAAACAAGCTCTTGCTTCTGTGTTTTCCGGACAAAGTCTGGCCCCTCTGCCTGGTCAGTGTCACTTCGATCGACAGGGTGAACTGATGGTGAATTGAACCTAAACCTGGTTCAAGTCTTTCCGTTTGTGCCACTTTGCATCCCAAACTGAACGAAACCCAGTGAATACAGGCAGAGAAACAAAATGATGGGAAGCTCCAGCGTGTAGGTGAAGCAGAGGCCAAAAGCTGCAACTGGAGTCTACAGACTCCACCTTCTGTCTGACTGCACAGTGAATTATCTGCTACGTAATGAAAGGGcatctgtcagtgtgacagatggTAACACACCTGGAGAACCTCGTCACTGCAGGCACGATTAGCGTGTTTAGAGATGATATTTTCTGTGGAAAAACCTGGTTGTTGGTTGTGGTGTAAACTGAAAATTTACGacagtaaaaacataaaaagtttgatttttaatcatttaaattgCAAGACCCCTAAAGTCTGCAGTGGTGACGGATTATCTCCAGGATGGCTGCAGAACACACGGGCTTTCATTACGTTCAGCAGTCGCAGTGACCTGCAGGGTTTCAACTGCGACTCTTCAGTCACGTCCACAGTTGCACTTTAAGTGAGACCTCTGTGATCAGATCGGAGTCCAGCCATGGCCACATTTCACAATTCCATGTGAAATCTGTGCTCAGATCTGTGATCACGTGTTGGCACATTATCTACAGACTGATCTGTGCTTGATtcatgtgctgtgctgtgttccAGGTGAACGGCACCACCGAGCTTTGAAAACGGTCCCTGCACACGACAATAAATTTGACAAAACCATAAAGGTGACTAAATGGTGACAGTGATCAGGTATCTCTTTAGTTTTTAAGTCTCTGCAAGTTAATCTAATAGAAATGACTGAAACCAGTGGCAGCCTGGAAGGAACTCAATCTAAAAACAAACGGTCTGATCTCACATTTATTATACGTTTCAGAATACCTTCTAGAGGTCGCGCTGACAGTTGAACTGGGACTGATGAAGATTCCTACGCAGCTTAACTACACTCTCAGATACAAAGTAGAAATTATGATGATGGATTGTAGTTTTTGACACTTGCAATTTAAAATACGCGCGTGAAGTAAGtataaaattaataaaatctCAACAGAAATTTGCAtaactgcagcttgtttttccaTTATTTCACACTGGATGGTGGGGAAATGAATGATTCTGCATATTGTATGACACACCGTAAGTCAGTGCTGGATTCATTGCTGCTGAAATTGTAACTACAGTTAATTTTTTGGCTAGTTAGGACTGATTATCTATTCTGAGAGGCTTGATAAATGTGGGCCAAGATCttcaaaatcatcaaaaatGATGCAAATTATAGACAATTTGAAGCTGATGTGCTCAAAAATGAAAACCTGGCAGTGCAAAGAAATCTAAATTATTGCAAAAAAGTTTCATCTGGTTTGTTTCAGATCATTGCTTTGGTGAACTGTAGAACAGCTCTATAAGACCGGGAGGAAAACCTGCAGATGCTAAAGAAACTGATCTTGCACAGCTAACAGCGCAGGTTACGAGTAATGATCGACGTTCAAACATCACTGTGACGCCTCGtcccaaacacagacacacaagcagacgAAACAAACTGCATAAATAGACATGCTTTAAGTGACCGAGCAGACAGAACTGACAGATCACAATCTCCAATGAGAACGGCAGGTCTGATTCAGGGAGCAGTTGTCTGTGGGGTTTGGACATCATTGCAGATTGTGAGGTTTTTATAAAGATGTGCGTACACCCCGTTCCAGGCAAGCAGCGACTCGTAGACACAGAGAAGCTTCTTCACTTCAGATCTCATCAGCCTTCAATACTCTCATTACTTGAGCTCATGAGGCAGATCTCTGTGACCAGGAGCTTGCTGTGGAGCCAGGGTGTGCGGCAGCTTTATAAACCACCAGAGACCTtcaccatcatcgtcatcgACATCATAAATCGACATTTTACTTTACCCAACGACACGGTCAGAATGGAGCATGCTCTATGGTGGAGACGGcacaggaagaagagagagagggagatgagagTTATCTGTTCAGTGGACCAATCAGCATTTACACAGTATCAccaggacaaagaggagaagaggggagaggaggagagaggagaggaaataaggagaggagaggagacgctTACACCAGGGTGGACACTGACACCACATTTGTGTCGACGTGTTTGAAAAATTCATTCTGTTGATATTCGGCATGTTTCCTgtcattaaataataaaaataaatcccatgaaaagaccaaaacctaGAGAAAAATAGAGATCAACTTTAAACTGAAGCTGAacctttttcaaaaacaaaactataaactgtgtttgtgagctgtGGGAAAGATCTTCAGTCGAAAACAATAAGCTTAGAGCCACTAACACGTCGATGGTTTGGGtcctttcatgggatttgttgccAATAAGACAAATGAGGAATACTGCCAGACTTATACTTTATGACAGTGTTTCCCGTCCTGCATCCAGCTACCAACTGACAAAACGAATAAGACACATTGCTGTCGTGGAGACAGATACCTGTCTGAAAACCAGGTAATCACATGACGAGAGAAGaggtgaagagacagacagacagacagagacagacaggtcaagTCAAACAATTAGTCTTCATAATCACACATGCAAATTTCAGATGAAAAGTGAGGGCAGAACATCAGAGTTAATGATAAAGATGCTGTTATTGATCTGAGCAGCGTGCTGAGACGCACCACAGCAGGTCCTCGCCACAGTCTGTCCAATACTTTACCAAAgtaagagagacagacagatgagtgagaggacagacagacagacagacagacagacagaggcgtACCTGTGGTcgaagggggggtgggggaagAGGGGCATGTGGGAGGAGAACTGGCTCCAGaacctgaagacagacagaaaagtaaACATTAATCACGCCGTCGCAGCAAAATATTTTCAGTCCTCGGACGACTTCACGCTGTTCCTCTGATCTACAGTTGGTGGCGGTAATGTGCCATGAAATGTAGCAATGCACCAACAAAAGCAGTGAAGAAGACTAGCAAACTAGCATGCTAGCAAATATGGCTAAAtcagttttgaaaatgttttaaggGAGAGGAAAAGCATCCACATTTATTTGGCCTCATTGTGTTCACAGTGAATGCAAACAGAAACTTTATTGCTAGCTAACCGCAGTGTGCTCCATGACTAGGTCTGAACACATTTTGCAGACTGTAAACAACAGCTAACCTAATAACAAGCTAACCCATGACTGTAAGTAGCTCTCTAATTGGCTAATGATCTAACTGACCAGCTAAGTGTCTATTTATGTAACATGCTAAGAAACTAGCTACACACTACCTGCCTGGTTATTTAGCTAACAACTTGAGGATATTGTTAGTACTCCATTAaccaaaaaatacaaacaatagcTTTAGCTAATTTGTAAGGTCAAAAGACGTACTAGCAGGCTCATGAAGTAACTGACGAGCTTAAGCGTTTGTTGAGGCTGCTAACAGCAGACCTACCAGAGTTATTGTTGTTTCTGACAGAGACGTCTTCTTCGTTTTCATAAGCCGACTGTCTGGacttctgcaaaacaaaaacactgttttacaCTTTACTGTATTTTTACCTCACCATAGCTAACACGCATCACTTGCTGCACACATCGTTCTACTTCTCGTATGCTTGTAGAGTTGAAGTCGCTGCCCCTCATACGTGCGCTTCTGTTCCACtaacatcacacagacacatgcatgaaaGACACGAATCTCATGTCAGTCTGTCTaaacagctgaaacatgttttgtgtgcagCTTTCTGTCCTCGTTCTAACATAACTACTCATTCATCTTAGTTATCCAGGtaactgctgctctctgagtgCAATGTGAGTGCCTCGTCATtccaacagacaaaacaatgaaaacatatcTGGTGAGTCTTAGTCACAGATGTACTGTTTGAGTATATTTTAAGCTTTTAAATAATCCGTCTTATTGCAACGCTGACAAGGAAGCATCAGATGTCATGAGGTTTCTTTATATTGTTGCGTTTGGGAAACTGTTGCCCACCTTCCTCGCCAgaatcttcctcctcttcttctcctcctctgagccgTGGTGAGACTGAGCTCTGGTCAGCCTCCTGTGCTGGTGGAGCTTCAATCGAACATTAATATACAGCATTATCCTccagacacacagcaaaatTCATGTTTACAAGCTGCAAACCACAAGCTGCGTTATGCAACCTTTTCATAAAACCTGCACTGAAAACTGCTAGCGTCACTGCTAAAGAGCAGAATGAAGATGCTTTCACCAGATGGGATGTGATGTCCCCCCAGAAAACAAAATGGTAAATAGGTACATTTACAGTGTATagcacttttatccaaagtgctaTAATTGGCCTTTCTTttacccattcacacacacacacacacgcacgcacgcactgaTGCAGTGAGCTTCCATGCAAGGTGCTGGCCATCGGTAGTGACTcagggttcagtgtcttgcccaaggacaaTTCAAAATGTGGACAAGAAGAGCCGGGAATGACCCCGGAGCCACAGCCGGGCATAGAGGTTAATGACTGTAGGTAATCTACAACTTtgaggactgctgctgctgtcggctTCCTAGCCATGCTAGCTCCCACAGCTAATGTTTACAACCCCACTTGCGCTATTTCCTGTCCTGCCTGCTTTTTGCCTCAGTGTGAGAATAAATTTTAGCAGGTGAAGCTCAGTCTAACTGCACCTTAAGAGGCAACCACCATTCGATGACTGTGACAGGCTTGACAGACTGAGACACCTTGTTCAATTTAGCACTTCCCCAGTGATGAAATGTTTCAGCACCAAGACATGAGAAGATCTGAAAGTAGCTGTTGAACTGTCTTCACTTTGTATTTCTAGAGATTTGAGGTTTCACTGCTGCCTGTTGCATCCAGTCACAATTCCAGGAGGAACAGCTGAAAATAATTCCCCACTGATGTCAGCACACAGTTTTTGTGTTGGCAACATGAAAAAATTGTGGGAAACTGTGTTGCAAAGTTTTTccacagacttttttttcacaAGAGGCAGCTTAAATTCCTGTCTGCAGCAAGCATCACGTCCACCTTATCTAGAAGGTCACTGATTTAAAATATCGAGCTTTGGGGACTGTTGGTGTACCCTTGAGGAAGGGACATGACCCTCCAAAAGTCTCCAGCTGCTCAGCAgtataaaagagagaaagatgtaaAGATGAGAGGAGTGACGCAccactctctgctcctcctgcagcctcctctccaGACTCTCCTTCGCTGTCTTCAGTGCCTCTTTTAGCCTGCTGGGAAcctggaggagtggagagggATTCAGATATTTGCCATTTCTCTTCATTCTTGTtggagttttgttttatttatcagaCTAAAATATTGTGAAGCAGAGCCTGTAACAAACTCTCAAAAGTAAACTGAGCCTCTCACCTTAATCTGGAGTTTTTCTGAGTGCTGGAGATGGACGTCACTGAACAGCCTGCAAAACATAAACTGTGACTCATCAGCAACAAAGACGATGATGTTCTGGTTCCTATTTCAAACTCCAGACTCTGGtttatattaatattatatCTCTGTTCTTGTATGGATACATGatacaaacattttttgttGACTTTCAGCCTTTAAGGTTCTATGTATTATAAGATTTTgaacattaataaaacagcaaacaactATTTGCTATATAAAGATATAGCGCAGTAACGGCGTCCTGACAGAATGAAGTCACACGCCCTCCGTGTGTGTTATAATGTAAGCTGTTCTTCGTTTTGGTAGCAGGGTcagctgcatgtgcatgttaGTTAATGCATGTGAGTACCTCCCTGTGAAAGTGTCCCTGCGTTTATACAGACACTAAGAGAGTGACCTCTACACAGCGTTGTAAAAGCAAGTACTGTTCATATAGAACCTTTAAAGAGTAACTAAACATACAATCAGTTGTTACTGATCCCAGTCTACAGCATTCACTGCAATATGGGCAGATATTTCGGTTAGGGGCTAAAACAGGTAAACTCACGGTGTCTGCATGAGCTCCGACACTGTTGGCATCCTGCTCTTACAGGCTTCTGTGGACAGAATGGactgcagcactgacactgcacacacacacacacacacacacacacacacacacacacacacacacaacaaatcaCATTGGGAATAATACAGACACTTTGGGACACTTCAGTAAACTTGATGTTTCAGGTCCAGATGTCAGAACATCTGGAGGTACAAAGAAGACACATGTAGAatcggtgtgtgtttgtgtgtgtgtgtgtgtgtgtgtgtgtgtgtgtgtgtgtgtgtggatgtgtacaTGAGTATACTGACCCACAGTGGTGTAGGGGACAGCAGGACATTGATCAATGGGGACGCTGTCTGGTGGTCGGCCGTACGTCATCTCATACAGTAAATGTCCAAAGCAGAAGACGTCGATGCTCTCTGTGGactgcagatacacacatagccacatacacacacacacacacacacacacacacacacactcatcataAAGTTACACATCACAAAGTGTTAGTACCTTTACAGATCGCTCGCCGCAGCACAAGATGTTCACAGCAACACAGGCTAATTCCATCCATAATATTATCCAATCAAACTCTGCGTTTACGTACGTTGATCTTCCTGAGCTGAGTGAAGGCGGGTCGCAGCGCTGAGGGAACTCCCAGCATGCCGTTCTCTACGTCCATCAGCCGACACACGCCATCATCCACTATTACATTGGACGCGTGCAGGTGACCGTAAAACACACCGCCATCATGGAGGAGCTTCAGGCcctgcacaaatacacacacacagacacacagctccaGTAACAAGGAAGACTTTGTGGTGAGTGTGTcatttatttcctgtgtgtgtgtgtgtgtgtgtgtgtgtgtgtgtgtgtgtgtgtgtgtgtgtgtgtgtgtgtgtgtgtgtgtgtgcgtgcgctctTGTGTGTATACCTCCAGGATCTGACGACCGTACAGTTTGATGTGCTGCAGTTCGAGGCCCTGACTCTTCTTTGGGTTACAGTACTTCTTCAGGTAACTCTCTCTGGGCTTCACCTGGAGGAAGGACACAGAGTCAGTTTTCAATGGAACTACTTtctaccaacacacacacaccacacacacgcacacacgcacacacacagcgtacCTTACAGATGTGGTCTCTCAGAGAGCCTCTCTCACTGAACGGCCggatgagcagagctgaagactCGCTGGTGCTGGAGAACAACAGCGGAGAGAGATATggagtctgaggaggaggaggagaagaagattattgattatttacaGTCCACAATCAATTGGAACTAAATAGatctctgtcctgctgcctgTCTTCtattaatatttatatattgaaATCATTACAGTATGATTAAAAGACTAAAAAACTGAGATGATGTTAAAGCTACTCTGCagctgaaactgctgctttaGCAGGACTTTAGTTTTATTTGCATCATAACTGGATTTGGCTACTGGCTCATTTAGTAATGCTGCTGAAAGCCAAGATGTCAATTCATCAAAGCTGCTATTTCCTAAGTACAGATAACAGCTGGGGGAAAATCAGTGACTTAAACTTTAGTCATAGCTACCAGCTGATTTTTAGCTTTCAGCTGATCAGTTTCAGTATCTTTCAGCATCAGTTTCTTGTTCCACAGATGACCAAACCAGAGAGCAGCCAACGAGGCTtggcgcgcgcacgcacgcacgcacgcacgcacgcacgcacgcacgcacgcacgcacgcacgcacgcacacacgcacacacacacacacacacacacacagtgtgtacgTACAGAGAGACTGGTTAGCAGCTTCATGGCTGACTGCAGGTCTTTGTCTGACAGGAATTTATCAGGACCCAGGTCCacctacaacacacacacacacacacacacacacacacacacacacacgattagTGATTTCGATCATTAGGATTTTGTCGTCAGACTTCCTTCACAAATGTGATTCAGCTGCTGAACTTTTGAAAATCTCCTCAGTCAATCATGATTAATCCTGAAGTGCATTTCAAGGCTCCTTTAAGTCTGTTTTCAGTCCAACAAACATCCTCAgcaatgaaaataagaaaaaaaaaaacacttgaagtTCCCTCAGTCAGCTGACCGTCAGTGAAATGTGAGTGAACTTTATTTCTCTGTCCTCGTTTGTTGCTTCTGACTGAACAATACGCTTCCCATCAGTTAATTCCATTTGATTGAAATTAAATTCATCTAAATTTAATCTGATTTTAATGCATctgaaaaaacatgacaa includes the following:
- the pxk gene encoding PX domain-containing protein kinase-like protein isoform X1; protein product: MSFLEKPSPGRQLLDDTVPLTAVIETSQNLQSHTEYIIRVQRGVSSENSWQVIRRYSDFDVLNSSLMVCGISLPLPPKKLIGNMDREFIAERQRGLQTYLDSITQHPLLSSSLSVKKFLDPNNYSANYTEIALQQVSMFFRSDPKWEVLEPLRDIGWRIRKKYFLIKNKEQPKERYLLSWVDLGPDKFLSDKDLQSAMKLLTSLSTPYLSPLLFSSTSESSALLIRPFSERGSLRDHICKVKPRESYLKKYCNPKKSQGLELQHIKLYGRQILEGLKLLHDGGVFYGHLHASNVIVDDGVCRLMDVENGMLGVPSALRPAFTQLRKINSTESIDVFCFGHLLYEMTYGRPPDSVPIDQCPAVPYTTVVSVLQSILSTEACKSRMPTVSELMQTPLFSDVHLQHSEKLQIKVPSRLKEALKTAKESLERRLQEEQRVLHQHRRLTRAQSHHGSEEEKKRRKILARKKSRQSAYENEEDVSVRNNNNSGSGASSPPTCPSSPTPPSTTGAQTAPPPPPPPPPPPPTLDSSSCPPPLSSSDGAGGGRTALLSSIQTFSKGKLKKAQTTDRSKPII
- the pxk gene encoding PX domain-containing protein kinase-like protein isoform X2, with amino-acid sequence MSFLEKPSPGRQLLDDTVPLTAVIETSQNLQSHTEYIIRVQRGVSSENSWQVIRRYSDFDVLNSSLMVCGISLPLPPKKLIGNMDREFIAERQRGLQTYLDSITQHPLLSSSLSVKKFLDPNNYSANYTEIALQQVSMFFRSDPKWEVLEPLRDIGWRIRKKYFLIKNKEQPKERYLLSWVDLGPDKFLSDKDLQSAMKLLTSLSTPYLSPLLFSSTSESSALLIRPFSERGSLRDHICKVKPRESYLKKYCNPKKSQGLELQHIKLYGRQILEGLKLLHDGGVFYGHLHASNVIVDDGVCRLMDVENGMLGVPSALRPAFTQLRKINSTESIDVFCFGHLLYEMTYGRPPDSVPIDQCPAVPYTTVVSVLQSILSTEACKSRMPTVSELMQTPLFSDVHLQHSEKLQIKVPSRLKEALKTAKESLERRLQEEQRVLHQHRRLTRAQSHHGSEEEKKRRKILARKKSRQSAYENEEDVSVRNNNNSGSGASSPPTCPSSPTPPSTTEHAPF